A DNA window from Allokutzneria albata contains the following coding sequences:
- a CDS encoding metalloregulator ArsR/SmtB family transcription factor encodes MDEVASAIADPVRREILTLLRGGRLPAGEIADRFPISRPAVSRHLRVLRDSGLVHDELVGRQRFYVLHPERLTELTEWLASFARPSGWEHRLDALETEVYRTRRERRVQDQQEEETA; translated from the coding sequence GTGGACGAGGTGGCCAGCGCGATCGCGGACCCGGTGCGACGGGAGATCCTGACCCTGCTGCGCGGCGGGCGGCTGCCCGCGGGCGAGATCGCCGACCGCTTCCCGATCAGCCGTCCGGCGGTGAGCCGACACCTGAGGGTGCTCAGGGACAGCGGGCTCGTGCATGACGAACTGGTCGGCAGGCAGCGGTTCTACGTGCTGCACCCGGAACGGCTCACCGAGCTCACCGAGTGGCTGGCGTCGTTCGCCCGGCCCTCGGGTTGGGAACACCGCCTCGACGCACTGGAGACCGAGGTCTACCGAACCCGTCGTGAGCGGCGCGTTCAGGACCAACAGGAGGAAGAGACCGCATGA
- a CDS encoding pentapeptide repeat-containing protein: MNVLCAYLRMPFEPPSIEDVQAKTTAAEAREYTQEREVRLTAQRILTRHLRPAEPDIFWTDIDLDLSGAYLCDFRLGGGHVRTAVFDGATFGGIAWFTGALFSEYASFMTTTFSGDAAFEKVRFNEAAYFDDAGFSCKTWFSEAHFTSAAKFSGAHFTDSALFRQTEFSDDALFERSTFLTEAQFDNSRFREYAQFRQTTFAGQARFDRARFDGPAEFTKAHFGEAARFTEAHFGKESNFAGTRFTGISRFDNAAFIGWTRFDRVQFAEPPTLDSTRFTTKAPENLAHYLPEPG, translated from the coding sequence GTGAACGTGCTGTGCGCGTACCTGAGGATGCCGTTCGAACCGCCCTCGATCGAGGACGTTCAGGCGAAAACCACGGCAGCGGAAGCGCGGGAATACACGCAGGAGCGCGAGGTGCGGCTGACCGCCCAGCGCATCCTCACCCGGCACCTCCGTCCCGCGGAGCCGGACATCTTCTGGACCGACATCGATCTCGACCTCAGCGGTGCCTACCTCTGCGACTTCAGGCTCGGCGGCGGCCACGTCAGGACCGCGGTTTTCGACGGTGCCACGTTCGGGGGCATCGCCTGGTTCACCGGAGCACTTTTCAGCGAATACGCCTCATTCATGACGACCACCTTCTCCGGCGATGCCGCGTTCGAGAAGGTCCGATTCAACGAAGCAGCATATTTCGACGACGCCGGCTTCTCCTGCAAGACATGGTTCAGTGAAGCGCACTTCACTTCCGCCGCCAAGTTCTCGGGCGCGCACTTCACCGACAGCGCCCTGTTCCGGCAGACGGAGTTCAGTGACGACGCCCTGTTCGAACGGTCGACCTTCCTGACGGAAGCCCAGTTCGACAACTCGCGCTTCCGCGAGTACGCCCAGTTCCGCCAGACGACCTTCGCGGGTCAGGCGCGCTTCGACCGAGCACGGTTCGACGGACCTGCGGAGTTCACCAAAGCGCACTTCGGCGAAGCCGCGCGTTTCACGGAGGCGCATTTCGGCAAGGAATCGAATTTCGCCGGGACACGCTTCACCGGGATCAGCCGCTTCGACAACGCGGCTTTCATCGGTTGGACGCGCTTCGACCGGGTGCAGTTCGCCGAACCACCGACACTCGACAGCACCCGGTTTACCACGAAGGCGCCGGAGAACCTGGCGCACTACCTGCCCGAACCGGGATGA
- a CDS encoding prenyltransferase/squalene oxidase repeat-containing protein: MTIDLTAATAFMAGHARVLDRRRFELLLGGGDPTAVLAALDAYRNPDGGYGWGLEPDLRSPESQPGAALHAFEALGDVAPVRAPQAAALCDWLASISLPDGGLPFALPLTSTAATAPWWQNAEPGSSLQITSVTAAEALRVAVHDPAVAAHPWLDRAVRYCFDAIKRIDERPVAYVLAFAIHFLDAAHERYPAEASELLARLAEYVPADGHVHVDGGTDDESLHPLDFSPHSGLPSRSLFTSEVIAEDRGRLARLQQDDGGWIVDYAKISPAGVLDWRGYTTVRAVEVLLDDK, encoded by the coding sequence ATGACGATCGACCTCACCGCCGCTACCGCGTTCATGGCCGGGCACGCCCGCGTGCTGGACCGTCGCCGCTTCGAGCTGCTGCTGGGAGGTGGTGATCCCACCGCCGTGCTGGCCGCCCTCGACGCGTACCGCAACCCCGACGGGGGCTACGGCTGGGGACTCGAACCCGATCTGCGATCCCCAGAGAGCCAGCCCGGGGCGGCCCTGCACGCTTTTGAGGCACTGGGCGACGTCGCCCCCGTGCGCGCGCCGCAAGCAGCAGCCCTGTGCGATTGGCTGGCCTCGATCTCCCTTCCGGACGGTGGCCTGCCCTTCGCGCTGCCGTTGACCAGCACCGCCGCTACCGCACCGTGGTGGCAGAACGCCGAACCCGGGTCCTCGCTCCAGATCACCTCGGTCACGGCGGCGGAAGCTCTTCGCGTCGCGGTGCACGACCCCGCGGTGGCCGCGCACCCGTGGCTCGATCGCGCCGTCCGCTACTGCTTCGACGCGATCAAGCGGATCGATGAGCGGCCCGTCGCCTACGTCCTGGCTTTCGCGATCCACTTCCTGGACGCGGCCCACGAGCGGTATCCGGCTGAAGCGAGCGAACTTCTGGCTCGCCTTGCCGAGTACGTGCCCGCGGACGGTCACGTGCACGTCGACGGGGGCACGGATGACGAGTCGCTCCATCCGCTGGACTTCTCGCCGCATTCCGGGCTGCCGTCACGATCCCTGTTCACATCGGAGGTGATCGCCGAAGACCGCGGACGCCTCGCCCGCCTGCAACAGGACGACGGCGGTTGGATCGTCGACTACGCCAAGATCTCGCCGGCAGGTGTTCTGGACTGGCGTGGCTACACCACGGTGCGCGCCGTCGAAGTGCTCCTCGACGACAAGTGA
- a CDS encoding CoA transferase translates to MSYEGARGVLSARLPVRELARATVGACSLAAAELLAVRNGTRVPAVRVHEGAVATAFVSERHLRIDGRAVVSFAPLSGFWQTADGWVRTHANYPHHRSRLLSALGIPDTENDEQLAKSLSDKLIMCRAEWVQETVYAAGGLAVAVTENGARHPLVETLDVREAARPLPAAALPADGVRVLDLTRVIAGPVATRTLALLGADVLRVDSPRLAESEDAHADTGFGKRSTLLDLAKSSDRSVFDELLNTADVVVTGYRPGALDRLGLSSEAMREKRPGLVVAQLSAWGWTGPWAERRGFDSLVQAASGIAIREGGNGRPGALPAQALDHGTGYLLAAAVLRALSERRGRTVRFSLAGTASWLMREVRPAPLDGGEYSPEPWLTGTPSPYDELRHARPPVHYEGCPRTWSQAPTRWGTDRARFRDE, encoded by the coding sequence GTGTCTTACGAAGGAGCCCGGGGCGTGCTGTCGGCCCGCCTGCCTGTCCGCGAACTGGCGCGGGCGACGGTAGGCGCGTGCTCGTTGGCTGCGGCGGAGCTGTTGGCTGTACGGAACGGGACGCGGGTGCCCGCTGTGCGCGTGCACGAGGGTGCGGTGGCTACGGCCTTCGTCAGCGAGCGGCACCTCAGGATCGACGGTCGCGCCGTGGTCAGCTTCGCGCCATTGTCGGGTTTCTGGCAGACCGCGGACGGCTGGGTCCGCACGCATGCGAACTACCCGCACCATCGGTCTCGGTTGCTGAGCGCGCTGGGCATCCCCGACACCGAGAACGACGAGCAGCTGGCCAAGTCCTTGTCCGACAAGTTGATCATGTGCCGGGCGGAGTGGGTTCAGGAGACGGTCTACGCCGCAGGCGGCTTGGCCGTGGCGGTGACAGAGAACGGAGCCCGTCACCCGCTCGTGGAGACGTTGGATGTCAGAGAGGCGGCACGTCCGTTGCCCGCAGCCGCGTTGCCAGCGGATGGTGTGCGCGTTCTCGACCTGACCAGGGTCATCGCGGGGCCGGTGGCGACACGCACGCTCGCCCTGCTCGGGGCGGATGTGCTGCGCGTTGACAGCCCACGGCTCGCGGAGAGCGAGGACGCTCACGCGGACACCGGCTTCGGCAAGCGTTCGACACTGCTCGACCTCGCCAAGAGTTCGGATCGGAGCGTGTTCGACGAGCTGTTGAACACGGCGGACGTGGTGGTCACGGGATACCGGCCTGGAGCACTCGACCGACTCGGGCTCTCCTCCGAGGCGATGCGTGAAAAGCGTCCCGGATTGGTCGTGGCCCAGCTCAGCGCGTGGGGCTGGACAGGACCTTGGGCGGAACGGCGCGGCTTCGACAGCCTCGTCCAAGCCGCGAGCGGTATCGCCATCAGGGAGGGAGGCAACGGACGTCCGGGAGCCCTGCCGGCCCAGGCGCTCGATCACGGCACTGGCTACCTCCTCGCCGCAGCGGTCCTGCGGGCGCTCAGCGAACGGCGCGGACGGACCGTGCGCTTCTCGCTGGCGGGCACGGCGTCGTGGCTGATGCGCGAAGTGCGTCCAGCACCGCTCGACGGCGGCGAGTACTCACCGGAGCCCTGGCTGACCGGCACGCCGTCCCCGTATGACGAACTCCGGCACGCGCGACCGCCCGTTCACTACGAGGGCTGTCCCCGAACCTGGTCCCAGGCTCCGACCCGCTGGGGCACGGATCGTGCGCGTTTCCGGGACGAGTGA
- a CDS encoding SRPBCC family protein, with translation MKRTPTGRLFGTDSGTDLVLDRTFRAPIEDVWASVTESERTARWFGPWEGDAGPGRTVKLRLAFEEQQPWCDLRIDACSPPRQLAVSMKDEAGNWRLELDLSEQDGVTTLRLTHHLDSDEGVGEVGPGWEYYLDMLVAAREGSSQPDFTEYYPEMKPYFEAQR, from the coding sequence ATGAAGCGCACACCGACAGGCCGCCTTTTCGGCACGGATTCCGGCACAGACCTCGTGCTCGACCGCACGTTCCGTGCTCCGATCGAGGACGTGTGGGCCAGCGTCACCGAGTCCGAGCGCACCGCTCGGTGGTTCGGCCCCTGGGAGGGTGACGCCGGGCCAGGGCGGACGGTCAAGCTACGGCTGGCCTTCGAGGAGCAGCAGCCGTGGTGCGATCTGCGCATCGACGCGTGCTCGCCCCCGCGGCAGCTGGCCGTGTCCATGAAGGACGAGGCCGGGAACTGGCGGCTGGAGCTCGATCTGTCCGAACAGGACGGGGTGACGACGCTGCGCCTGACCCACCACCTGGACTCCGACGAGGGCGTCGGCGAGGTCGGGCCCGGCTGGGAGTACTACCTCGACATGCTCGTCGCGGCGCGGGAGGGTTCCTCCCAGCCGGACTTCACCGAGTACTACCCGGAGATGAAGCCCTACTTCGAGGCTCAGCGCTGA
- a CDS encoding SgcJ/EcaC family oxidoreductase, whose product MTTTSEQQEIEAIKRVVAEVERVQRNELVEEFVGLFREDAVWTTAHGKVLLGRDAIAEFTRKVLPGATTDSTATYEVVHVLFIRPDVAAVKVRQRYFALDGQPLPGDSEGAPLYVMTKEDGRWVLTAGQNTPVVTQR is encoded by the coding sequence ATGACAACGACGAGTGAGCAGCAGGAGATCGAAGCCATCAAGCGCGTGGTCGCCGAGGTCGAACGCGTGCAGCGCAACGAGCTGGTGGAGGAGTTCGTCGGCCTGTTCCGCGAGGACGCGGTCTGGACGACAGCCCACGGCAAGGTCCTCCTCGGTCGTGACGCCATCGCGGAGTTCACCCGCAAGGTGCTCCCGGGCGCCACGACTGACTCGACCGCCACGTACGAGGTCGTGCACGTGCTCTTCATCCGGCCGGACGTGGCCGCGGTGAAGGTGCGCCAGCGGTACTTCGCGCTCGACGGTCAGCCGTTGCCGGGCGACAGCGAGGGCGCTCCGCTCTACGTGATGACCAAGGAGGACGGGCGCTGGGTTCTCACCGCTGGCCAGAACACCCCCGTGGTGACTCAGCGCTGA